One Longimicrobiales bacterium DNA window includes the following coding sequences:
- the ispE gene encoding 4-(cytidine 5'-diphospho)-2-C-methyl-D-erythritol kinase — protein sequence MSGDIPYRILAHAKLNLTLHVLAREVTGYHQIETLFCGLELADEIEIVRTASGVELEVALPPEESGAAPDLGPLEQNLAFRAASMFATAATLGSGVHIRLVKRIPAGAGLGGGSSDAAAVLRALNELSEGSLSDDELFALGVRLGSDVPFFLADIPLALAWGRGERMMALPPLPAAAVVLAVPPERVSTAEAYAALAEERSIASKLLRVPTTWNDIAAEAANEFETIIFERHPRLAELRTALDDAGALMARMTGTGSAVFAVFGDVAAADEAARRVEEAHPDVAAIVTRTRLLS from the coding sequence ATGTCCGGCGACATCCCGTACAGAATCCTCGCGCATGCAAAGCTGAATCTGACGCTGCATGTGCTCGCGCGTGAGGTCACCGGCTACCATCAGATCGAGACCCTCTTCTGTGGACTCGAGTTGGCCGATGAAATAGAGATCGTGCGTACCGCGTCCGGCGTCGAGCTCGAGGTGGCGCTGCCGCCTGAAGAATCCGGCGCAGCGCCCGATCTCGGACCTCTCGAGCAGAACCTCGCTTTCCGCGCCGCATCCATGTTCGCCACTGCCGCCACCCTGGGCTCCGGAGTCCACATCCGGCTGGTGAAGCGGATCCCGGCGGGCGCCGGACTCGGCGGCGGATCGAGCGACGCTGCGGCTGTGTTGCGCGCGCTGAACGAACTCTCCGAGGGCTCGCTGTCGGACGACGAGCTGTTCGCGCTGGGTGTCCGGCTCGGCAGCGATGTCCCGTTCTTCCTCGCTGACATCCCGCTGGCGCTCGCCTGGGGCCGCGGTGAGCGCATGATGGCGCTTCCCCCGCTTCCCGCCGCCGCGGTCGTTCTGGCCGTGCCGCCCGAGCGCGTGTCGACTGCCGAGGCCTACGCAGCCCTCGCGGAGGAACGCTCCATCGCATCGAAGCTCCTTCGGGTGCCGACTACGTGGAACGATATCGCCGCTGAAGCCGCGAATGAGTTCGAGACCATAATATTCGAGAGGCACCCGCGGCTCGCGGAGTTGAGGACAGCTCTCGACGATGCCGGTGCGCTGATGGCTCGCATGACGGGCACCGGTAGCGCGGTATTCGCCGTGTTTGGTGATGTGGCGGCGGCCGATGAGGCGGCGCGTCGCGTCGAGGAGGCTCATCCGGATGTCGCGGCGATCGTCACCCGGACCCGGCTATTGAGCTGA